A genomic segment from Modestobacter roseus encodes:
- the asnB gene encoding asparagine synthase (glutamine-hydrolyzing), whose translation MCGLLAYLSTDADRVGEGTVEQVRHALRCLRHRGPDDREVWADPHAVLGFNRLAFIDIEGSPQPMPYAEGRYRIVFNGEIYNYLELREELKAAGATFATEGDTEAIVAGYHLWGEAVVPRLRGMFAFVIWDTETGTAFGARDAFGIKPLFTARLADGGLVFSSEKKALLELLGGTTGAGGVDPASLQHYLTLQYVPEPATLHRGIRRIESGTSFTVVDGELHTSRWFHPTFRPTPVAPGSEQALFDRIAEVLDDSVAKHMRADVTVGSFLSSGIDSTAVAALAHKYNQDLVTFTVGFQREATSEVDIAAESARILGVRHVPVEITAQEFAEAIPTVVWYLDDPVADPALVPLYFVAREARKHVKVVLSGEGADELFGGYTIYREPLSLAWAGKLPAAGRRALGSLSRVVPEGVRGQDLLRRASIPLEERYYGNARNLNADELAQLLPGRDPDLSHVTVTEALYRQTREAGYDDVTAMQYVDLFTWLRGDILVKADKMTMANSLELRVPFLDPEVFALASTLPLEMRVPRRGDATKYALRQAMRQIVPPKIMNRRKLGFPVPTAEFLAGPLHEWARDVVTASQTDEWLDRDHVLALLDRLRQAETPSKRVARQVWEVLVFMIWHGIFVEERITPEIPEPVYPVRL comes from the coding sequence ATGTGCGGCCTGCTCGCCTACCTGTCCACCGACGCCGACCGGGTGGGAGAGGGCACCGTCGAGCAGGTGCGGCACGCGCTGCGCTGCCTGCGCCACCGGGGCCCCGACGACCGGGAGGTCTGGGCCGACCCGCACGCCGTCCTGGGCTTCAACCGGTTGGCGTTCATCGACATCGAGGGCAGCCCGCAGCCGATGCCCTACGCCGAGGGCCGGTACCGGATCGTCTTCAACGGCGAGATCTACAACTACCTGGAGCTCCGCGAGGAGCTGAAGGCGGCCGGCGCCACGTTCGCCACCGAGGGCGACACCGAGGCGATCGTCGCCGGCTACCACCTGTGGGGCGAGGCGGTCGTGCCCCGACTGCGCGGCATGTTCGCCTTCGTCATCTGGGACACCGAGACCGGGACGGCGTTCGGCGCGCGGGACGCCTTCGGCATCAAGCCGCTGTTCACCGCGCGCCTGGCCGACGGCGGGCTGGTCTTCAGCTCCGAGAAGAAGGCGCTGCTGGAGCTCCTCGGCGGCACCACCGGCGCCGGCGGCGTCGACCCGGCGTCGCTGCAGCACTACCTGACCCTGCAGTACGTGCCCGAGCCCGCCACGCTGCACCGCGGCATCCGCCGGATCGAGAGCGGCACGAGCTTCACCGTGGTCGACGGCGAGCTGCACACCAGCCGCTGGTTCCACCCGACGTTCCGTCCGACCCCGGTGGCGCCCGGCTCCGAGCAGGCGCTGTTCGACCGCATCGCCGAGGTCCTCGACGACTCGGTCGCCAAGCACATGCGCGCCGACGTCACCGTGGGCTCGTTCCTCTCCAGCGGCATCGACTCCACCGCCGTCGCCGCGTTGGCGCACAAGTACAACCAGGACCTGGTCACCTTCACCGTCGGCTTCCAGCGGGAGGCCACGTCCGAGGTCGACATCGCCGCCGAGTCGGCCCGGATCCTGGGCGTCCGGCACGTCCCGGTGGAGATCACCGCCCAGGAGTTCGCCGAGGCGATCCCCACCGTCGTCTGGTACCTCGACGACCCGGTCGCCGACCCGGCGCTGGTGCCGCTGTACTTCGTGGCCCGCGAGGCCCGCAAACACGTGAAGGTCGTGCTGTCCGGCGAGGGCGCCGACGAGCTGTTCGGCGGCTACACCATCTACCGCGAGCCGCTCAGCCTCGCCTGGGCCGGCAAGCTCCCGGCCGCCGGCCGCCGGGCACTGGGGTCGCTGTCCCGGGTGGTCCCCGAGGGCGTGCGCGGGCAGGACCTGCTGCGGCGGGCCTCCATCCCGCTGGAGGAGCGGTACTACGGCAACGCCCGCAACCTCAACGCCGACGAGCTCGCCCAGCTGCTGCCGGGCCGCGACCCCGACCTCTCGCACGTCACCGTCACCGAGGCCCTCTACCGGCAGACCCGCGAGGCCGGGTACGACGACGTCACCGCCATGCAGTACGTCGACCTGTTCACCTGGCTGCGCGGCGACATCCTGGTCAAGGCCGACAAGATGACGATGGCCAACTCCCTGGAGCTGCGGGTCCCGTTCCTCGACCCCGAGGTCTTCGCGCTGGCCAGCACGCTGCCGCTGGAGATGCGGGTGCCCCGGCGCGGCGACGCGACCAAGTACGCGCTGCGTCAGGCCATGCGGCAGATCGTCCCGCCGAAGATCATGAACCGGCGCAAGCTGGGCTTCCCGGTGCCGACGGCGGAGTTCCTGGCCGGGCCGCTGCACGAGTGGGCCCGGGACGTCGTGACCGCCAGCCAGACCGACGAGTGGCTGGACCGCGACCACGTGCTCGCGCTGCTGGACCGGCTGCGCCAGGCGGAGACCCCGAGCAAGCGGGTCGCCCGGCAGGTGTGGGAGGTGCTGGTCTTCATGATCTGGCACGGCATCTTCGTCGAGGAACGGATCACCCCGGAGATCCCGGAGCCGGTCTACCCGGTCCGGCTGTGA
- a CDS encoding cytochrome b: protein MATSTSVRPAQPSTRIGKAALEVDDRLIVAGPLRRTLNKVFPDHWSFLLGEIALYAFVILLVSGTYLTFFYDPSLTEVVYDGSYAPMRGIEVSRAYESTLAISFDVRGGLVVRQIHHWAALLFVAAIVVHLFRIFFTGAFRRPRETNWFIGVALLVLALVEGFAGYSLPDDLLSGTGLRIASAVIISIPVVGTWIFFAVFGGDFPGELIIGRLYILHVLIVPAVLLALIALHLLILVKQKHTQFPGAGRTEHNVVGNRLFPAFAAKASALFFIVFGVCAALGGLVQINPIWLLGPYNPAQVSAGSQPDWYIGFLDGAARLFPPWEIVLWGYHIPALFWATAVIPGLMFGVLALYPVIERKLTGDTASHHLLQRPRDVPVRTSLGAMAISFYVVLWISGGNDVIADKFDISLNAMTWFGRIGMLVIPPAVYWLTYRICLGLERHDREVLEHGIETGVIRRLPNGEFIEVHQPLGPVDDHGHGVLAYGGASVPKKMNQVGGARRAIRGFFKPIEEPAAVQAAAERESRGLEAEQANRELTGSGRPAEGGRPAEGGRPAEGGRPQDPRD, encoded by the coding sequence ATGGCCACCAGCACCTCGGTGCGTCCGGCGCAACCGTCCACGAGGATCGGCAAGGCGGCCCTCGAGGTCGACGACCGCCTCATCGTGGCCGGCCCGCTCCGCCGGACCCTGAACAAGGTGTTCCCCGACCACTGGTCGTTCCTGCTCGGTGAGATCGCGCTGTACGCGTTCGTCATCCTGCTGGTCTCGGGCACCTACCTGACGTTCTTCTACGACCCCTCCCTCACCGAGGTCGTCTACGACGGCTCGTACGCCCCCATGCGGGGCATCGAGGTGTCGCGGGCCTACGAGTCGACCCTGGCGATCTCCTTCGACGTCCGCGGTGGTCTCGTCGTCCGGCAGATCCACCACTGGGCGGCGCTGCTGTTCGTGGCGGCGATCGTCGTCCACCTGTTCCGGATCTTCTTCACCGGCGCGTTCCGCCGCCCGCGGGAGACGAACTGGTTCATCGGTGTCGCGCTGCTCGTGCTCGCCCTGGTCGAGGGCTTCGCCGGCTACTCCCTCCCCGACGACCTGCTCTCCGGCACGGGCCTCCGGATCGCCTCCGCGGTGATCATCTCCATCCCGGTGGTCGGCACCTGGATCTTCTTCGCGGTCTTCGGTGGCGACTTCCCGGGTGAGCTGATCATCGGCCGGCTCTACATCCTGCACGTGCTGATCGTCCCGGCTGTCCTGCTCGCCCTGATCGCGCTGCACCTGCTGATCCTGGTCAAGCAGAAGCACACGCAGTTCCCCGGTGCGGGGCGGACCGAGCACAACGTGGTCGGCAACCGGCTCTTCCCGGCCTTCGCCGCGAAGGCGAGCGCGCTGTTCTTCATCGTGTTCGGTGTCTGCGCCGCCCTCGGTGGTCTGGTGCAGATCAACCCGATCTGGCTGCTGGGTCCGTACAACCCGGCACAGGTGTCCGCCGGTTCGCAGCCGGACTGGTACATCGGGTTCCTCGACGGCGCCGCGCGGCTCTTCCCGCCGTGGGAGATCGTGCTCTGGGGCTACCACATCCCGGCGCTGTTCTGGGCCACTGCGGTCATCCCCGGCCTGATGTTCGGCGTGCTGGCGCTCTACCCGGTCATCGAGCGCAAGCTGACCGGGGACACCGCCAGCCACCACCTGCTCCAGCGTCCGCGCGACGTGCCGGTGCGGACCTCGCTGGGTGCCATGGCCATCTCGTTCTACGTCGTGCTGTGGATCTCCGGTGGCAACGACGTCATCGCGGACAAGTTCGACATCAGCCTCAACGCGATGACCTGGTTCGGCCGGATCGGCATGCTGGTGATCCCGCCGGCCGTGTACTGGCTCACCTACCGGATCTGCCTGGGCCTCGAGCGGCACGACCGTGAGGTGCTCGAGCACGGCATCGAGACCGGCGTGATCCGCCGGCTTCCCAACGGCGAGTTCATCGAGGTGCACCAGCCGCTGGGCCCGGTCGACGACCACGGCCACGGGGTGCTCGCCTACGGCGGTGCCTCCGTGCCCAAGAAGATGAACCAGGTGGGTGGCGCCCGCCGCGCCATCCGGGGCTTCTTCAAGCCGATCGAGGAGCCGGCTGCGGTCCAGGCTGCCGCCGAGCGCGAGTCGCGTGGTCTGGAGGCAGAGCAGGCCAACCGGGAGCTGACCGGCTCGGGTCGGCCGGCCGAGGGTGGTCGCCCGGCAGAGGGCGGACGTCCCGCTGAGGGCGGCCGTCCCCAGGACCCGCGCGACTGA
- a CDS encoding metalloprotease, translated as MYQRLLTWRWVLMHLLVLALFVMTFFLGAWQLSKAEAGGGAVNWSYALQWPLYGFMGLGFYLRMLRDEYRRDPDDGEPGNAVVLYQRPRIDTTGDPELAAYNAYLAELNAKALGQRVNGGR; from the coding sequence GTGTACCAACGCCTGCTGACCTGGCGGTGGGTGCTCATGCACCTGCTGGTCCTGGCGCTGTTCGTGATGACGTTCTTCCTGGGCGCCTGGCAGCTGTCCAAGGCCGAGGCCGGCGGGGGCGCCGTCAACTGGAGCTACGCGCTGCAGTGGCCGCTGTACGGCTTCATGGGTCTGGGCTTCTACCTGCGCATGCTCCGGGACGAGTACCGGCGCGACCCCGACGACGGGGAGCCCGGCAACGCCGTGGTGCTCTATCAGCGCCCCCGGATCGACACCACGGGAGACCCCGAGCTGGCCGCCTACAACGCCTACCTCGCCGAGCTCAACGCCAAGGCGCTGGGACAGCGGGTGAACGGTGGCCGCTGA
- the coxB gene encoding cytochrome c oxidase subunit II: protein MDRSFWSWGWPEGITDEAEQMHALWIGSTIAALVVGIAVWALIAYAAIRYRKRGDELPKQTAYNLPLEVVYTIIPFIIVSVLFFFTVNTQNRVLERSADPDVTVGVNAFKWNWQFVYPETTDENGGEPVSTVGSTSEIPILVVPVDETIRFELASADVIHSFWIPDFLFKLDIIPGNENGINNVFEVTVREEGAYVGRCAELCGTYHAFMNFELRSVSGEQFDEFISLRESGLTTHDALEAIGEPGYATSTSPFAGAREQQVSASSDD from the coding sequence GTGGACCGCAGCTTCTGGAGCTGGGGGTGGCCTGAGGGCATCACCGACGAGGCCGAGCAGATGCACGCGCTCTGGATCGGCTCGACGATCGCCGCGCTGGTGGTCGGCATCGCGGTCTGGGCGCTCATCGCCTACGCGGCGATCCGTTACCGCAAGCGGGGCGACGAGCTGCCCAAGCAGACGGCGTACAACCTGCCGCTCGAGGTGGTCTACACGATCATCCCGTTCATCATCGTCTCCGTGCTGTTCTTCTTCACGGTGAACACGCAGAACCGGGTGCTGGAGCGCAGTGCCGACCCCGACGTGACCGTCGGCGTCAACGCGTTCAAGTGGAACTGGCAGTTCGTCTACCCCGAGACCACCGACGAGAACGGTGGCGAGCCGGTGTCGACGGTCGGGAGCACCAGCGAGATCCCGATCCTCGTCGTCCCGGTCGACGAGACGATCCGGTTCGAGCTCGCCTCGGCCGACGTCATCCACTCGTTCTGGATCCCGGACTTCCTGTTCAAGCTGGACATCATCCCCGGCAACGAGAACGGCATCAACAACGTCTTCGAGGTGACCGTCCGCGAGGAGGGCGCCTACGTCGGGCGCTGCGCCGAGCTCTGCGGCACCTACCACGCCTTCATGAACTTCGAGCTCCGCTCGGTGAGCGGCGAGCAGTTCGACGAGTTCATCAGCCTCCGCGAGTCGGGTCTGACGACCCACGACGCGCTCGAGGCCATCGGCGAGCCCGGGTACGCCACCTCCACGAGCCCGTTCGCCGGCGCTCGCGAGCAGCAGGTGTCGGCCTCCTCCGATGACTGA
- a CDS encoding cytochrome c oxidase subunit 4, with amino-acid sequence MKVEALIFNLITVFCLVAAVVYGFWAREPVGTTALALSGGLTALIGGFFWFVSRRIDARPEDRKDAEIADGSGELGFFSPASYWPFGLALSAALMGLALAFWYPWLVLIAGIALLITVGGLLFEYYVGQNAHS; translated from the coding sequence GTGAAGGTCGAAGCGCTCATCTTCAACTTGATCACGGTCTTCTGTCTCGTGGCCGCGGTCGTCTACGGCTTCTGGGCGCGCGAGCCCGTCGGCACGACCGCCCTGGCGCTCTCCGGGGGTCTCACCGCGCTCATCGGTGGCTTCTTCTGGTTCGTCAGCCGGCGCATCGACGCCCGTCCCGAGGACCGCAAGGACGCCGAGATCGCCGACGGCTCCGGCGAGCTGGGCTTCTTCAGCCCGGCGAGCTACTGGCCCTTCGGCCTGGCGCTCTCCGCCGCGCTGATGGGGCTCGCGCTGGCCTTCTGGTACCCCTGGCTGGTCCTGATCGCCGGGATCGCGCTGCTGATCACGGTCGGTGGGCTGCTCTTCGAGTACTACGTCGGGCAGAACGCGCACAGCTGA
- a CDS encoding DUF3817 domain-containing protein: MAADTGTAPLEPKLAGALTRYRVMAWIVGVMLLVLVLVAMPLKYVSDVPEVSAVVSPVHGFLYIVYLVTAFELALKARFTAKGTVLVLLAGVVPFVSFVAERRVSARVRAGEPL, from the coding sequence GTGGCCGCTGACACCGGGACGGCGCCCCTGGAGCCGAAGCTCGCCGGAGCCCTGACCCGTTACCGGGTGATGGCCTGGATCGTCGGCGTGATGCTCCTCGTGCTGGTGCTGGTCGCCATGCCGCTCAAGTACGTCTCCGACGTCCCCGAGGTCTCCGCGGTGGTCTCCCCCGTCCACGGCTTCCTCTACATCGTCTACCTGGTCACGGCCTTCGAGCTGGCCCTCAAGGCGCGGTTCACCGCCAAGGGCACCGTCCTGGTCCTGCTCGCCGGTGTCGTGCCGTTCGTCTCGTTCGTCGCGGAGCGCCGGGTGTCGGCGCGGGTCCGCGCCGGCGAGCCCCTCTGA
- a CDS encoding ubiquinol-cytochrome c reductase iron-sulfur subunit, with the protein MSTTHSGPGAAGGDDTSGPVHGGPDDDYSPERLATMDRTELDRLGARYDGVEVLHVDPAPEPGSPLEKRATRQVTMWFALAAVAALAFLVIYAGSGWFLPDWEWQVGGSDWSALFTPLLGVTMGISLTAIGIGLVLYVKKLLPHETAVQDKHDGSHFDRVTTGATLLGGLDKSGLPRRKLLLTTIGLMGAGAGAMILAPLGGLIRNPNTGNPLGTTPWADGVRLLRDDGTPVRPSDQQPGSLETVFPAVPGGNFHADASASVMLIRLRPDQIEELEAPEGRADYGYGDYVAYSKICTHAGCPVSLYEQETGRILCPCHQSQFLVTEGARPVFGPATRALPQLPIAVDDEGYFVARADFPEPVGPSFWNLGRL; encoded by the coding sequence GTGAGCACCACCCACTCCGGCCCCGGCGCTGCCGGCGGCGACGACACCTCGGGTCCGGTGCACGGCGGCCCGGACGACGACTACAGCCCCGAGCGGCTGGCGACGATGGACCGCACCGAGCTGGACCGGCTGGGTGCCCGTTACGACGGGGTCGAGGTCCTCCACGTCGACCCGGCGCCCGAACCCGGCTCACCGCTGGAGAAGCGCGCCACCCGGCAGGTGACCATGTGGTTCGCCCTGGCCGCCGTCGCGGCGCTGGCGTTCCTCGTCATCTACGCCGGCTCCGGCTGGTTCCTGCCCGACTGGGAGTGGCAGGTCGGCGGCAGCGACTGGAGCGCGCTGTTCACCCCCCTGCTGGGCGTGACCATGGGCATCTCGCTGACCGCGATCGGCATCGGCCTGGTGCTCTACGTCAAGAAGCTGCTGCCGCACGAGACCGCGGTGCAGGACAAGCACGACGGGTCGCACTTCGACCGGGTCACCACCGGCGCCACCCTGCTCGGCGGCCTGGACAAGTCCGGGCTGCCGCGCCGGAAGCTGCTGCTGACCACCATCGGCCTGATGGGCGCGGGTGCCGGCGCCATGATCCTGGCACCCCTCGGTGGCCTGATCCGCAACCCGAACACCGGCAACCCGCTGGGCACGACCCCGTGGGCGGACGGCGTCCGGCTGCTGCGCGACGACGGCACCCCGGTCCGCCCGTCCGACCAGCAGCCCGGCTCCCTGGAGACCGTGTTCCCGGCCGTCCCCGGAGGCAACTTCCACGCCGACGCGTCGGCGTCGGTCATGCTGATCCGGCTCCGCCCCGACCAGATCGAGGAGCTGGAGGCGCCCGAGGGCCGGGCGGACTACGGCTACGGCGACTACGTCGCCTACTCGAAGATCTGCACGCACGCCGGCTGCCCGGTGTCGCTGTACGAGCAGGAGACCGGCCGGATCCTGTGCCCGTGCCACCAGTCGCAGTTCCTGGTGACCGAGGGCGCACGCCCCGTGTTCGGCCCGGCCACCCGCGCGCTCCCCCAACTGCCGATCGCCGTGGATGATGAGGGTTACTTCGTCGCTCGAGCGGACTTCCCGGAACCGGTCGGCCCCTCGTTCTGGAACCTTGGGAGGCTCTGA